In Thunnus thynnus chromosome 13, fThuThy2.1, whole genome shotgun sequence, the following proteins share a genomic window:
- the slc13a2 gene encoding solute carrier family 13 member 2 gives MGSWLRWLWYHRNYLIIVVTPLALLPLPLMSPTPEARCGYAIILMALYWCTECMPLAVTALLPVVLFPMMGIMQAGAVSIEYLKDSNMLFMGGLLVAIAVEQWDLHKRIALRVLLLVGVRPSLLMMGFMIVSSLLSMWISNTATTAMMLPIAQAVLEQLKATESRADERDFQAAAADNPGFELDIKQTKEDKTDEKQPDTKAQQEDKVYENVWGSESLREAKRKAMDEKYVRLTKGMSLSVCYSASIGGTATLTGTTPNLILKGQIDEIFPDNPDVINFASWFGFAFPNMVFMLVFSWLWLQFMFLGFNLKETFGCGMKSDRDKEAYTVMKEEYKKLGRMKFAEGAVLTIFTLLVVLWFTREPGFIDGWATVLFNMDGPFVSDGTVAILMSMLFFVIPSRLPSCGGYGCDDEGKTVKAPPTLLNWQVVHERMPWHIILLLGGGFALAAGSENSGLSKWLGESLAPLQSIPPFAISMLLSLLVATFTECSSNTATTTLFLPILASMAVAIKIHPLYVMMPCTLAASLAFMLPVATPPNAIAFSFGKLKVLDMVKAGFILNLIGILTINLGINTWGYAMFDMGTFPQWANVTQE, from the exons ATGGGTAGCTGGTTGAGATGGCTGTGGTACCACAGGAACTACTTAATCATCGTTGTCACTCCGCTCGCACTTCTTCCCCTGCCGCTGATGAGCCCTACACCA gagGCACGATGCGGTTATGCGATCATCCTCATGGCTCTGTACTGGTGTACAGAGTGTATGCCTCTAGCTGTGACCGCCCTGCTGCCGGTTGTCCTCTTCCCTATGATGGGCATCATGCAGGCTGGAGCG GTTAGTATTGAGTATCTGAAAGACTCAAACATGCTGTTCATGGGCGGCCTGTTGGTGGCCATTGCAGTGGAGCAGTGGGACCTACATAAGCGTATCGCTCTCAGAGTTTTGCTACTGGTCGGTGTTCGTCCATCCCT GTTGATGATGGGCTTCATGATCGTCTCGTCCTTGCTGTCCATGTGGATCAGCAACACGGCCACCACGGCCATGATGTTGCCCATCGCCCAGGCCGTGCTGGAGCAACTGAAAGCCACAGAATCCCGGGCGGACGAGAGAGATTTCCAGGCTGCAGCCGCGGATAACCCCGGGTTTGAGCTGGACATCAAACAAACTAAGGAGGACAAGACAGATGAGAAACAGCCAGACACTAAAGCTCAGCAGGAGGACAAAGTgt ATGAAAATGTGTGGGGTTCAGAGTCACTGCGGGAGGCGAAGAGGAAAGCGATGGATGAGAAGTATGTACGCCTGACTAAAGGGatgagtctgagtgtgtgttacTCTGCCAGCATCGGAGGCACGGCCACGCTCACCGGCACGACCCCTAACCTCATCCTCAAGGGTCAAATCGACGA GATCTTTCCTGATAATCCTGATGTGATCAACTTTGCCAGCTGGTTCGGCTTTGCTTTTCCCAACATGGTGTTCATGCTGGTGTTCTCCTGGCTCTGGCTTCAGTTCATGTTCCTCGGCTTCAA CCTGAAGGAGACATTTGGCTGCGGCATGAAAAGCGACAGAGATAAGGAGGCATACACGGTGATGAAGGAGGAGTACAAGAAGCTGGGCCGCATGAAGTTTGCTGAGGGGGCAGTGCTCACCATCTTCACCCTGCTGGTGGTCCTGTGGTTCACCAGGGAGCCAGGCTTCATAGACGGCTGGGCAACAGTGCTGTTCAATATGGATGGACC GTTTGTGTCAGATGGAACTGTAGCTATCTTGATGTCGATGCTCTTCTTCGTCATCCCCTCCCGGCTGCCCAGTTGCGGAGGATACGGCTGCGACGATGAAG GTAAGACGGTGAAGGCTCCCCCTACTCTGCTGAACTGGCAGGTGGTTCACGAGCGAATGCCCTGGCacatcatcctgctgctggGTGGAGGCTTCGCTCTGGCTGCCGGCAGCGAG AACTCGGGTCTGTCTAAATGGCTGGGGGAGAGTTTGGCGCCTCTGCAGAGCATCCCCCCCTTTGCCATCTCAATGCTGCTCTCCCTGCTGGTGGCGACTTTCACTGAGTGCTCAAGCAACACAGCCACCACCACCCTGTTCCTGCCCATACTGGCCTCAATG GCCGTAGCTATTAAGATACACCCGCTGTATGTGATGATGCCCTGCACCCTCGCCGCCTCTCTGGCCTTCATGCTGCCTGTGGCCACACCACCCAACGCCATCGCCTTCTCTTTTGGAAAACTCAAAGTCCTCGACATG gtAAAAGCCGGCTTCATACTGAACCTCATTGGGATTCTGACCATTAATTTAGGCATCAACACCTGGGGATATGCCATGTTTGACATGGGCACCTTCCCTCAGTGGGCCAACGTTACACAAGAGTAA